CCATGATCATCCCGGTCGCCAGGTCGCTCATCTGCTGGGTCTGGACCTGCGACACGGCGTCGCGGGCCTGACCGGCCTGGTCATCGAGATCCCGGTCCAGGGCCAGGCACATGGTCAGCGGATCCACGTATCGCCGGAGACGGTCGGTCTCGACGCCGTCACTGATCTCGCCGAGCAGCAGGCCGATCATGGTGTTCAGCAACTCGCGCAGAGGAGTGGAGCTCTGGAGTCTCTCCGGCTGAGCGGTGTCGGGCCTCGGCGGACGGCCTGTGGTCGTCATGCAGTCGTACTTCCCCATCCATCACAGGGCGGGAGGATTATGCGGGTCCCGCCAGGAAATGGATCTTTACGACTGCTTCACAAAGGTCCGGAAGGATCTTAGCCCGGACGGGGCACTGCTAGGTGCAGGCGGGGGCCCTACGACGACGCGGACTCCCGGTAGAGCGGAAGGAACAGTTCCTTGAACTTCGCTGCGCTGTTCGGGAACGAGTTCTCCAGGCTGTGCTGCCCGCCCGAGCCGTCGCTGTAGTCATACTCGAAGTACGAGGCGTACGCCACATTGTTGTCCGTGTCGGTGATGAAGTCGTACATTCGCTGGATGTAGTCCGGGTCGTCCGAGCCCCCTATACCGTCCGGTCGCTGCCACACCCCCCACTCCGGCAGGGTGAGCTGCTTGCCGTGCTCCCGGGCGAAGTTCGACCAGTACTTCAGGCCCCGGTCCCCGCCGTAGATCGACTCGTCCCAGGCCTGCTTCTGGTGCTTCACATAGCAGGCGCTGTCACAGGTGTCCGGGTACGGATAGGCCTTGCCCGACACGTCGTACGCGTCCACCCCGACGTAGTCGACCACGTCGTCACCGGGGTAGTAGTCCGCCGCGTCGTAGGCGTTGGAGCCGTTGTTGACGTTCCAGTCGAACGCGAAGTTCGCCCCCGGCACCGACCGCATCGTCTCGACGATGGTGCGGTAATAACTCTTCCAGCTCTCCGAGTCCTCCGAGGCCCAGGGCCAGTCGGACAGGTTGAACTCCCAGCCCACCCTCAGGATCGCGTCTTCCTGGCCGCTCGCGACCAGGTTCTGCGCCAGGGTCTGGAAGTACTGGTCGTACTCGCCGTTCGCGCCCGACCGCAGAGTGCCGCTGCCGTCGGTCGGCAGCATCGCCACCGCGTAGACCAGCCGGTACGGAGTGTCCTTCCACTCGTCCAGCAGATATTGCGGGTCGGCGATGTTGTCCCAGGTCTCGCGGGCCGAGAAGTCGACCACGTAGCTGA
The Kineosporia sp. NBRC 101731 genome window above contains:
- a CDS encoding glycosyl hydrolase, encoding MRATPSDDAPRPEDSSEGRHAASASHPEPVRASSTVPEGDLPTAPVPTGPTGPTGPSRRLLIGAGTAVAALALVGTIFVATRGSDDGDGSTTPTASASASGTTTSGPKFGVFKQTSADEVAAYEQWLGADVSYVVDFSARETWDNIADPQYLLDEWKDTPYRLVYAVAMLPTDGSGTLRSGANGEYDQYFQTLAQNLVASGQEDAILRVGWEFNLSDWPWASEDSESWKSYYRTIVETMRSVPGANFAFDWNVNNGSNAYDAADYYPGDDVVDYVGVDAYDVSGKAYPYPDTCDSACYVKHQKQAWDESIYGGDRGLKYWSNFAREHGKQLTLPEWGVWQRPDGIGGSDDPDYIQRMYDFITDTDNNVAYASYFEYDYSDGSGGQHSLENSFPNSAAKFKELFLPLYRESASS